The following proteins are encoded in a genomic region of Oncorhynchus keta strain PuntledgeMale-10-30-2019 chromosome 35, Oket_V2, whole genome shotgun sequence:
- the si:ch73-335l21.4 gene encoding E3 ubiquitin-protein ligase-like isoform X1, which translates to MSFTLRLNLRLLVLCLVFATVEVSSRLSRGRRAIHEQRSSLGTQGPRKWRTFNNPYTFSQSHSLDPSQPVPSSVQPDQARIVFSLRPGVQTGREGSPDGEESPPSNSQSNRFSSSSVPSKTVHFRTYPSSGLVSPLVPRTWGASGTFHSVSNPMTQRSHVTTSSLQPARDTFGSPVVDDNPIPAQQAENPVSKNERSKYRTFMSSYLFRESQSTSSTSETTHKGPSEGVKTISRLGAASATQSEGNSSLHGSGRSTHVQRGYGYIGSQLYPTAIKSANGQQVHPPTLSQSGSSKVDATSEAQHASRINKPFHHSANFAQSGGSPSSYFLGEMADTQAKSAFSGIQPLIRFGSFWNTMAPTATQPTQSPSEPAERETAPDQSLKTRSGYVLWRKTGLSSSSSGQYGLATGGYKPGKSTNVNTLGGFQYQDPEKTLAPIVSNDDIPSVAIRTSVNTNTAKSQGTGWRNSHGIPRGMIMSSVSGYPDVYRKYSFAPRIRVASTTTSSAQSDTLAPTTFKSGPREVQLASIEDDLDSNSLHASSNVQSSEVQTTTTDMSGSTTRSGRPWFLRSTPSEDNEAKIGHVFKGSQTTLLQSPQSESLKHVQPTFSLPGNNVFHYRLTAGEAKPGPTSSAPFKPKARFNVFGSVIYRLPKGSRSKQNECVLGIKLSGETRPSGSNVSAPAEIQPTSITLTASQSQNVLSKETSQSSDSFHKTVNHSSYEDPKSHPRDPDRNEMTRNPFRFISGKLSESQKSYAFMGFQKPISKVGSTQDKDADLCAQTVPPINKAQPPPVVPTSAPSVHPSAPRIQVQPGLSITELTESRKPTSSVVKGRRMKVNRVQSQHSISPSNDTASQPAKPQTMRFKAIQFADILGSASFSGIQPRGSSGHSVQSTSNTPASGEDGGALDKDQPTPRVGSPQGEGGDPKTLPFPSAAALSGEGDVGSVIVAVQSGRGL; encoded by the exons ATGTCATTTACTTTAAGACTTAATTTGAG ACTTCTGGTCCTGTGTCTGGTATTCGCTACTGTGGAAGTCAGTTCACGTTTATCAAGGG GCAGGCGAGCAATACACGAACAGAGAAGTTCTCTCGGTACACAGGGCCCAAGAAAATGGAGGACTTTCAACAACCCTTACACATTTAGCCAGAGCCATAGCCTTGACCCAAGCCAACCGGTCCCCAGTAGTGTCCAACCTGACCAGGCTCGGATTGTCTTCAGCCTGAGACCGGGAGTCCAGACTGGGAGAGAAGGTTCCCCTGATGGTGAGGAGTCTCCGCCTTCCAACAGTCAATCTAACAGATTTTCAAGCAGCTCTGTGCCCAGTAAGACTGTCCATTTTCGTACCTACCCTTCTAGTGGCCTAGTTAGCCCACTTGTCCCCAGAACCTGGGGTGCCTCTGGTACTTTTCATTCAGTCTCAAACCCTATGACCCAAAGAAGCCATGTTACCACCAGTAGTTTGCAACCTGCCAGGGACACATTTGGCTCTCCTGTTGTTGACGACAACCCCATCCCAGCCCAACAGGCTGAAAACCCTGTGAGCAAGAATGAAAGATCCAAATACAGGACGTTTATGTCTTCCTACCTCTTCAGGGAATCCCAATCCACTTCCAGCACCTCTGAAACCACTCACAAGGGCCCTAGTGAAGGAGTGAAGACCATTAGCAGACTTGGTGCTGCCTCTGCTACCCAAAGTGAAGGAAACTCCAGTCTTCATGGGTCTGGAAGATCCACACATGTCCAAAGGGGTTATGGCTACATAGGCTCTCAGTTGTACCCTACAGCCATTAAGTCTGCCAATGGACAACAAGTGCACCCACCAACCCTGAGCCAATCCGGTTCTTCTAAAGTAGATGCTACCAGTGAAGCCCAACATGCTTCTCGTATCAACAAACCCTTCCATCACAGTGCTAATTTTGCTCAAAGTGGAGGTAGCCCTAGTAGCTATTTCCTGGGTGAAATGGCTGATACTCAGGCTAAAAGTGCTTTCAGCGGAATTCAACCTCTTATTAGATTTGGCTCTTTCTGGAACACAATGGCCCCCACTGCAACTCAACCCACCCAAAGTCCCTCTGAGCCTGCAGAGAGAGAAACTGCCCCTGACCAGTCTTTGAAAACCAGGAGTGGCTATGTCCTTTGGAGGAAAACTGGGCTAAGCAGCTCATCCAGTGGTCAGTACGGGTTAGCCACCGGTGGTTACAAACCTGgaaaatccacaaatgtaaatacACTCGGAGGGTTCCAATATCAAGATCCCGAAAAAACATTGGCTCCCATCGTGAGTAACGATGACATACCCTCTGTTGCTATCAGAACTTCAGTCAACACAAACACTGCAAAGAGTCAGGGTACTGGCTGGAGAAATAGTCATGGTATACCTAGGGGCATGATAATGAGTTCTGTCAGTGGGTATCCAGATGTATACAGAAAGTATAGCTTTGCCCCTAGAATTCGAGTAGCTTCCACTACAACTTCCTCTGCCCAAAGTGATACTCTAGCCCCAACGACATTCAAATCAGGTCCACGAGAAGTCCAACTTGCGTCCATAGAAGACGACCTAGACTCTAACAGCCTGCATGCCTCCAGCAATGTCCAGTCTTCAGAAGTGCAGACTACTACCACTGACATGTCTGGCTCTACCACGAGATCCGGTAGGCCTTGGTTTCTTAGATCTACACCTAGCGAGGATAACGAGGCTAAAATCGGCCATGTTTTCAAGGGATCCCAAACAACCCTACTACAATCTCCCCAGAGTGAGAGTCTAAAACATGTTCAGCCAACTTTTAGTCTGCCCGGCAACAATGTTTTCCATTACCGTTTGACTGCAGGAGAGGCTAAACCTGGTCCAACAAGCTCGGCCCCTTTCAAGCCTAAAGCTAGATTCAATGTGTTTGGGTCTGTCATTTACAGACTGCCCAAAGGTTCCAGATCCAAACAGAATGAATGTGTTCTGGGCATAAAGCTCTCAGGTGAAACTAGGCCCTCGGGCAGCAATGTATCTGCCCCTGCTGAAATCCAGCCCACCTCCATTACTTTAACAGCCAGTCAGAGCCAAAATGTCCTCAGTAAAGAAACTTCTCAAAGCAGTGACTCATTTCACAAAACTGTGAATCATTCTAGTTATGAAGACCCCAAGTCTCACCCACGTGACCCGGATAGAAATGAAATGACGCGCAATCCCTTTAGGTTCATATCTGGTAAACTCTCAGAAAGCCAGAAAAGCTATGCTTTCATGGGCTTCCAAAAACCTATAAGCAAAGTAGGATCAACCCAAGACAAGGATGCTGATCTCTGTGCACAAACGGTGCCTCCCATCAACAAAGCGCAGCCACCCCCAGTTGTGCCCACCTCTGCCCCCAGTGTCCACCCAAGCGCTCCCAGAATCCAAGTTCAACCAGGCCTTAGCATCACTGAACTCACAGAGAGTCGCAAACCCACCAGCAGCGTTGTAAAGGGCAGACGTATGAAGGTGAATCGCGTGCAGAGCCAACATAGTATTTCACCTTCGAACGACACCGCCTCCCAACCAGCCAAGCCCCAAACTATGAGGTTCAAGGCTATCCAATTTGCTGATATCCTAGGAAGTGCCTCTTTCAGTGGAATCCAACCCAGGGGAAGCTCCGGACACAGTGTGCAGTCAACATCCAATACCCCAGCATCAGGTGAAGATGGTGGCGCACTGGACAAAGACCAACCAACACCGAGGGTTGGGTCACCCCAAGGTGAAGGAGGGGACCCCAAGACCTTACCATTCCCCAGTGCTGCTGCCTTGAGTGGAGAGGGGGATGTGGGTAGTGTCATAGTGGCTGTTCAAAGTGGTAGGGGACTTTAG
- the si:ch73-335l21.4 gene encoding E3 ubiquitin-protein ligase-like isoform X2, giving the protein MCSDLECGICYRSYNTGRRCPRELQCKHSFCERCLVTLSQSSVCEVESTKECSRQDKTIVCPLCRYPTSVSEKVRAALRVDEIVLERMVVSGVLGESMTDDEGDSEGKEDDNETPRENSAEERGSRGGRFRRSLRRVWGKFTGNHSQRRAHCMTDEDLRDLFMMSCYTI; this is encoded by the exons atgtgttcaGATCTTGAGTGCGGAATTTGTTACCGAAGCTACAACACCGGCCGTCGGTGTCCTCGTGAGTTACAGTGTAAACACAGCTTTTGTGAGCGCTGTCTGGTGACCCTTTCCCAATCCTCAGTATGTGAAGTGGAATCCACGAAGGAATGTTCGCGGCAGGACAAGACAATTGTTTGCCCACTCTGCCGATACCCGACCTCTGTATCGGAAAAAGTGAGGGCAGCGCTTCGGGTAGACGAAATTGTTCTAGAGCGCATGGTGGTATCTGGCGTTCTCGGGGAAAGCATGACAGACGACGAGGGGGATAGTGAGGGGAAGGAGGACGACAATGAGACTCCCCGTGAGAACTCAGCCGAGGAAAGGGGTTCCAGAGGTGGAAGGTTCCGCCGTTCGCTGAGGCGCGTCTGGGGCAAATTCACTGGGAATCATTCCCAAAGGAGAGCGC ATTGTATGACTGATGAGGACCTACGAGACCTCTTCATGATGTCATGCTATACCATTTGA